In Halopseudomonas nanhaiensis, a single window of DNA contains:
- the metX gene encoding homoserine O-succinyltransferase MetX, producing MSRFPADSVGLVTPQYQSFAEPLRLACGRDLAGYDLVYETYGELNASRSNAVLICHALSGHHHAAGYHDEDERKPGWWDACIGPGKALDTNRFFVVSLNNLGGCHGSTGPCSTNPETGKSYGASFPILTVEDWVNSQARLADMLGIRAWAAVVGGSLGGMQALQWTISYPERVRHCVAIATAPKLSAQNIAFNEVARQAIITDPDFHNGDYAAFGVIPKRGLMLARMVGHITYLSDDSMGEKFGRELRTDRLNYDFTSVEFQVESYLRYQGQEFSGRFDANTYLLMTKALDYFDPAEAHGGNLALTLEPVQARFLVISFTTDWRFSPARSRELVNGLLAARKAVSYVEIDAAQGHDAFLLPIPRYVEALSRYMNQIEVDQ from the coding sequence ATGTCCCGATTTCCCGCTGATTCCGTCGGCCTGGTCACCCCGCAGTACCAGTCCTTCGCCGAGCCGTTGCGCCTGGCGTGTGGCAGGGACCTGGCCGGGTATGATCTGGTCTACGAAACCTATGGCGAGCTCAATGCCAGCCGCAGCAATGCCGTTTTGATCTGCCATGCCCTGTCCGGCCATCATCACGCCGCCGGTTACCACGATGAGGACGAGCGCAAGCCGGGCTGGTGGGACGCCTGCATCGGTCCGGGCAAGGCCCTGGATACCAACCGATTCTTCGTCGTGTCACTCAACAATCTGGGCGGCTGTCACGGCTCGACCGGCCCGTGCAGTACCAATCCGGAGACGGGCAAGAGTTACGGCGCCAGCTTCCCCATTCTGACCGTGGAAGACTGGGTCAACAGTCAGGCCCGGCTGGCCGACATGCTTGGCATCCGGGCCTGGGCTGCGGTGGTAGGCGGCAGTCTGGGCGGTATGCAGGCCCTGCAGTGGACCATCAGCTACCCCGAGCGGGTACGGCATTGCGTCGCCATTGCCACCGCTCCCAAGCTGTCGGCGCAGAATATCGCCTTCAATGAAGTGGCCCGGCAGGCGATCATCACCGATCCGGACTTTCATAACGGCGACTACGCTGCGTTCGGTGTGATACCCAAGCGCGGGCTGATGCTCGCCCGCATGGTCGGGCACATCACCTACCTGTCCGATGATTCCATGGGCGAGAAATTCGGCCGCGAACTGCGCACTGACCGGCTCAACTATGACTTCACCAGCGTCGAATTCCAGGTCGAGAGCTATCTGCGCTATCAGGGCCAGGAGTTTTCCGGACGCTTCGACGCCAACACCTATCTGTTGATGACCAAGGCGCTGGACTATTTCGATCCAGCCGAGGCACATGGTGGCAATCTCGCGCTCACGCTCGAACCGGTACAGGCGCGCTTTCTGGTGATTTCCTTCACTACCGACTGGCGGTTTTCTCCGGCCCGCTCGCGCGAGCTGGTCAATGGTCTGCTGGCGGCGCGCAAGGCAGTGAGCTACGTCGAGATCGACGCCGCCCAGGGGCATGACGCGTTTCTGCTGCCGATCCCCCGCTACGTCGAGGCACTCAGTCGGTACATGAATCAGATCGAGGTGGATCAATGA
- the rdgB gene encoding RdgB/HAM1 family non-canonical purine NTP pyrophosphatase — MSDPVLPFDKLVLASGNTGKLAELQAMLGNAVEVLPQSRFVQEEAEETGLTFVENALIKARHAARASGLPALADDSGLAVDALGGAPGIYSARYAFGGDAANNVKLMDELRGLPDDQRGARFICVLALLHHADDPTPIICEGVWEGRILSEPRGTNGFGYDPLFWVPEAGRASAELTAAEKNGMSHRARAMQRLRERLGLA, encoded by the coding sequence ATGAGTGACCCTGTACTGCCCTTCGACAAACTCGTGCTTGCCAGTGGCAACACCGGCAAGCTCGCCGAACTGCAGGCCATGCTCGGCAACGCGGTCGAGGTTCTGCCGCAGAGCCGGTTCGTCCAGGAGGAGGCCGAGGAAACCGGACTTACCTTCGTGGAAAACGCCCTGATCAAGGCCCGTCATGCGGCGCGTGCCTCGGGGCTACCGGCTCTGGCAGACGATTCCGGTCTGGCAGTCGATGCACTTGGCGGCGCGCCGGGGATCTATTCCGCCCGCTATGCCTTCGGCGGTGACGCGGCCAACAACGTCAAGCTGATGGACGAGCTCCGCGGGCTGCCGGACGATCAGCGCGGCGCTCGATTCATCTGTGTGCTGGCGCTACTGCACCATGCCGACGATCCGACACCGATCATCTGCGAAGGCGTCTGGGAAGGCCGCATCCTGAGCGAGCCACGCGGCACCAACGGCTTCGGTTACGACCCGCTGTTCTGGGTGCCTGAGGCCGGTCGCGCCAGCGCGGAACTGACCGCCGCCGAGAAGAACGGCATGAGCCACCGCGCCCGGGCGATGCAGCGGCTGCGCGAGCGGCTGGGATTGGCATGA
- a CDS encoding DUF167 family protein, which translates to MEYHYHWNADQLVIDCHLQPGARQEGIVGVHGSRLKIRIAAPPVDGRANERLLRFLAEAFGVPLGQVSLLQGDQSRYKRVAIRRPSRLPAEMGIARR; encoded by the coding sequence GTGGAATATCATTATCACTGGAACGCTGACCAGCTTGTCATTGATTGCCATCTGCAACCGGGCGCCAGGCAGGAAGGCATTGTCGGCGTGCATGGCTCACGGCTGAAGATCCGGATCGCGGCACCGCCAGTCGATGGCCGGGCCAACGAGCGTCTTTTGCGATTTCTGGCAGAAGCGTTTGGCGTTCCGCTGGGCCAGGTCAGCCTGTTACAGGGTGATCAAAGCCGATACAAGCGGGTTGCTATCAGGCGCCCTTCGCGGTTGCCGGCGGAAATGGGCATAGCGCGCCGCTGA
- a CDS encoding DUF4426 domain-containing protein, which translates to MLRKMIGCLLLLASATVLGQAQSNPQRFGDLLVHYNLLNSSYLEPEIAANAGLSRGPTHGVITLLVQRDTREGKIPVDARVSGTVSNLLQQSAPIEFIRIQEDEAIYFVANYTAAQRGVLRFEVNVQAEKGAPVHTLRFQQEFHPDE; encoded by the coding sequence ATGTTACGCAAGATGATCGGCTGTCTACTGCTGCTTGCCTCCGCCACGGTGCTGGGCCAGGCACAATCGAACCCGCAGCGTTTCGGCGACCTGCTGGTGCATTACAATCTGCTCAACAGCAGCTATCTGGAACCTGAGATCGCGGCCAACGCCGGGCTCTCCCGGGGACCCACCCACGGGGTGATCACTCTGCTGGTCCAGCGGGACACCAGGGAGGGCAAGATTCCGGTGGACGCCCGCGTCAGCGGAACCGTGAGCAACCTGCTGCAACAAAGCGCTCCGATCGAGTTCATACGTATCCAGGAAGATGAAGCGATCTATTTCGTGGCCAACTACACCGCCGCACAACGCGGTGTGCTGCGCTTCGAAGTGAACGTGCAGGCCGAGAAAGGCGCCCCGGTTCATACCTTGCGCTTTCAACAGGAATTTCATCCCGATGAGTGA
- the metW gene encoding methionine biosynthesis protein MetW, with amino-acid sequence MRADLQIIQQWIKPGSRVLDLGCGVGELLRFLRDHRSVQGYGLEIDPDKINRCIEAGLSVIEQNLDHSLDNFADGSFDTVVMTQSLQALHYPDRVIEDMLRIGHEAIITFPNFAHWRCRFYLGTKGRMPVSEFMPYTWYNTPNIHFCTFQDFEDLCRSRNIQILDRLVVDQTHRSSRITTLWPNLLGEVAIYRVTR; translated from the coding sequence CTGCGCGCCGATCTGCAGATCATCCAGCAATGGATCAAGCCCGGGAGCCGCGTCCTTGACCTTGGCTGCGGCGTGGGTGAGCTGCTGCGCTTCCTGCGCGACCACAGGTCAGTACAGGGATACGGTCTGGAAATCGATCCGGACAAGATCAATCGCTGCATCGAAGCAGGCCTGAGCGTCATCGAGCAGAATCTCGATCACAGTCTCGACAACTTCGCCGACGGCAGTTTCGATACGGTAGTCATGACCCAGTCGCTGCAGGCGTTGCACTACCCGGACCGCGTCATCGAGGACATGCTGCGTATCGGGCACGAGGCGATCATTACATTTCCCAACTTCGCTCACTGGCGGTGCCGGTTCTATCTCGGAACCAAGGGGCGGATGCCGGTATCGGAGTTCATGCCCTACACTTGGTACAACACACCGAACATTCATTTCTGTACATTTCAGGACTTCGAAGACCTGTGCCGCAGCCGTAACATTCAGATTCTCGACCGTTTGGTGGTCGACCAGACTCACCGCAGCAGCCGGATCACAACCCTGTGGCCGAACCTGCTGGGTGAGGTGGCGATCTACCGAGTTACCCGCTAA